A genomic window from Pseudonocardia broussonetiae includes:
- a CDS encoding toxin-antitoxin system HicB family antitoxin yields the protein MDLTPYVDALRRELAVVADAGGEEARALTERLTAALDAAVRLTLLEALSGAAAEITRDLAPGSVDLRLRGREPSFVVTAPSGATVAPPAVEPGDDAASARINFRLPENLKARIEAAAAAEGLSVNAWLGRAAAAAVEPERRTHRGTQRYTGWVR from the coding sequence GTGGACCTCACCCCCTACGTCGACGCGCTGCGCCGCGAGCTCGCGGTCGTCGCCGACGCCGGCGGCGAGGAGGCGCGGGCGCTGACCGAGCGCCTCACCGCCGCGCTCGACGCCGCCGTCCGCCTGACGCTGCTCGAGGCCCTGTCGGGGGCTGCGGCCGAGATCACCCGCGACCTGGCGCCCGGATCGGTCGACCTCCGCCTGCGCGGGCGGGAGCCCTCGTTCGTCGTCACGGCCCCATCTGGCGCCACGGTGGCGCCACCGGCCGTGGAACCGGGCGACGACGCCGCCTCCGCCCGGATCAACTTCCGGCTGCCCGAGAACCTCAAGGCCCGCATCGAGGCGGCCGCCGCGGCCGAGGGCCTGTCGGTCAACGCCTGGCTCGGCCGCGCCGCGGCCGCGGCCGTCGAACCCGAGCGCCGCACGCACCGCGGCACCCAGCGCTACACCGGCTGGGTCCGCTAG
- a CDS encoding DUF4440 domain-containing protein: MTDDPDLQDVIARERRLHDPAVRRAPEVAGELLDPDFREFGASGRVWDRASILAMMASSDDGPPVVADEWCATRLADDVVLLTYRTRRADRTALRSSLWRRSGGGPWRVVFHQATVQPVS; the protein is encoded by the coding sequence GTGACCGACGACCCCGACCTCCAGGACGTCATCGCTCGCGAGCGGCGGCTGCACGACCCTGCCGTGCGGCGGGCGCCGGAGGTCGCCGGTGAGCTCCTCGACCCGGACTTCCGCGAGTTCGGCGCGTCCGGGCGCGTGTGGGACCGGGCGTCGATCCTCGCGATGATGGCCTCCTCCGACGACGGCCCCCCGGTCGTCGCCGACGAGTGGTGCGCGACCCGCCTCGCCGACGACGTCGTCCTGCTCACCTACCGCACCCGCCGCGCAGACCGCACAGCGCTGCGCAGCTCGCTCTGGCGCCGGAGCGGTGGCGGTCCGTGGCGCGTGGTCTTCCACCAGGCCACCGTGCAGCCGGTGAGCTGA